taccgaccatagcgtcgagatactggctatatgggttgtatgaagtttccccagtataaatatttatataggtaaaatacatacatattcgtacctactacctacgctgtggtcgctgtgtaacaattctacaatcattgcaagaatttcttttaaaacaatattaatatgtgtaaggtacagtcggccaaaaaagtggtttaccacttttcgatcaatagagtcgaaaagtggtaaaccactctcttggctgaccgtacggcaaatagatcagttacaatggcagtcgagaattgccccgctttaccttaatcgaaataatcgcggacagatgtacctacaaagaaacctacggatccaaatgaaaatcttattttttgtaaacgtttcaataagaatacttttattacgcgggcgaagccgcgggtaaaagctagttctgCATAAAATCGCTATACCTAAGCACTAACCGATTGGGCGGTGTCTCCATATGTTCGAACAGCTCGAACTCGGCGCCACTGTTCGGGAAGCCGGTTATGACGTATCCGTACTCTATGCAATCCTAATGAAAATAAAAGATGAAACAAACTGATCTCACTGTAATTCGAACCATACAATTCAGCAGCATCGAGGTAGAAGTCGCTAAGCGTGCGAGATGATCAAAATGACGGTACCTACCTTGACACGCTCACATTCTCTTCAATAAAATCGCGTCAAGATAAGTAACAATGAAAATATTCAACAACTCATGCTGCTGACTGAAAAATGGTACTAGTCCCCGATTATTTTATGAGGTGTATCTTTGTAAACCTTGTTGAAATGCACGAACGTTAACTAACGTATAAATGAAAGTGAATTTTGGTAAGCGAGCGGCTTCAGTAGGTACACTGACACTGCTGAAATCTGCCCCGCCAGTAATTATGCCCCgccagcctagccgaaatgacaatcattgacgctagacgcAGTCTTGCTCTCGCgtcaatacagaagagcgaaaGAGATAGCTACGATTACTATATTATCGAAAGCGTTTGTGCTACGTATCTAATTACTTAGGGTACTTAAGGGCACACTGTACatacctagttacttgaaaaaGCACACAACTTGAAAAGGACTTGTTGTATACTATATGTATTGTTACCTTCTCCAGTAGACGCCTGTGCACGATCTGCGCCTTCATTTCCACGCTGGGCCCGTGCTGACGTAGCCATTTTCCAATGTCATCGTCTCGGCACATCGCCTCGGCGTAAAGCTTCTCAAAATTTACTGGAAACaaccaatattttataaaaggcGGTACTAAAAGGGCCCATCATGCTCTCGACGGTATATTGTTACCCTACTCGGTGTCAAACCATAACGTGCAGAAAACAGGACGGTCAAATTCAAAACCTCTTTTCAGATAGCTTTGGTTGATTTGCCTGCCAGATATGGAGGTGCCACATGACCTCATTAACcaacatttcataaattaaaaactcaaattggTACTTATACTAAATGATGTAGTCTTACTTACAGCACACTAGACCGAAATGCTTCGCCAAGAGCACTGCCTGTGTCTTCCTGCCGGCGCCGCGAGGCCCAATGAGCGCCACGCGGTAGACGCCCGGGGCGCCAACGGCGTGGAACCCTTGCTTGGGGCCCTGGGCGCCCGCCGAGCATGCCCGGATCGCGTTGAAGCACTTGCTGGATATCGCGTCCTCCGAGTCTGTCGGGTCGATGTGGACTTCCTAGAATTACTATTAAATTATATAGACGCACTAGCAGGTAACCTGTCCCTTTATTTGACAGCATGAAGTTTTACTACTCGTAATAACAGAAAAACCAGGACCTTAAGCGACACTTTATACGCATATTGTAAGCCCTCGAAGTCCTGCTGAAAGAAGTGCCTCTGTTTAGTGCGGTTGTTGTCCGCGGGCGGCGCCACCGGCGGAGTGGGCATGATCGCCAGAGTCACGGTGGGCATCACGCCGTCTTGCTGCATGCAGCGGGCCTCGCGGAGAGTGCAGGGGTGGTCTGCAATGGTTAACGTGCTTTGAATTTGGTGGGTAAAAATTTCTAGCGTGCCGCCAGTGTTAAAAAAATTGGTGGATTAGTTATATGGATTGCGCTCGGGAGAAGCCTCAGGGATCGCCTACTCGACCGCAAATGACATTCGATGAGTTACCTCTATGCCACACCTTGTAAATTCGTACGTAAGTAGGTGTGATAGGGAGACAAAGTAACACTTTGTAAGTCGTTGAACCTAGTTTACTTGCGGTAGGCCCTTAGAGGTATTGGGGCGCTATTAGGTCTCAGGTCGCGCTAATACTTGGCTGTCTTGAATAAAATTCAAAGACGTAATGTTCAGAAGGGTTGAAGAGACATACCATACATGACCCATCCGTTTTGGATCACCTCGTCTTTAATTGTGAGCGCTTTCGTCACCTCTGACATCagagccgggtccacacagccTGGCTTGAAGTCGTCGTGCTACAAAATAATAGACACCTAGCTGATTTCTTGCTAAATTATAACCATGATTACAAGTTTGCAACCAAGCGGAAAGCTGTCTAAATTACACTAATTCCTTATACCTACACGTAGGTTCTTATATCGAACGATATTCATCTACAGTTAATAGTCTACGGTACCAACGATTCCAGCCACTCAGGACATGCAGCCAAGAGACCCAAGAGTAGATCCGTGATATAAACGGCAGGTACCTACTGCCCCTACTGGATCAGTAAACCCTCCAATGGTATGATGCAACAATAGAGAGGTATTAACTACGATACGAATACGAAGCGTCAACGAACAATCGTTAACGCTCTATCGATGGAACTCTTGCTATTATAGAGCATCTGGACTCTTCCTTCAATGTGTGGTCCGATCCTAATTAATTTTTGAGCGAGCCGGATtcatatttaggtacttacttacctacttatttattatgTGAAAGTTAATACGATCAGATAGGAGCTGGCAGCTTTTACCTTCTCGTAGTGATCTAAAACAGTCCGTCTGGTGATCACGAAGAAGCCAAAGTCTCGTATCATTCCCTTAACGATGGTATCTACATCTgtgaacaatagttatttgttttacaaggaggaAAAGTTGTTGGTTAACCACACGTGCCAAAACAGTGATACCCGAGGAAGCTAAGGATTCCACTAACTACATATATGAAATAACTTTgaactcttgtgaataaaagataaaatgcaactttctcatCTGTTTTTGAACAATAAAGAGCTTCTTTATCAGTTAGTGTGATGATTTACCCAATTGTAGTTCCGGCGATATCAGCAACATCAGCTTGATGGGGTCCGAGCCTCGATGGTTATGAAGGAAATTCTTCATGTGCTTCAGAGGATCTCTTGGTAAATTCACTATCAGGTCTTGCATCATATCCTAAAAAGTATTCTTGACTAGGTATATTTAATATGGAACGTTGGAAGGAATGGAcgcatttagaaacaaaatatGTATTGAATGAACAGATATTATGTCCAATAACGAAACTTGATCATAAATTTGTTAATGCGGATTTACATACGACCCTGAGCTGCTATACGAGCGGTAAATCAAGATCGTTCCATTCAactttttttgacggagtgggatgcagttacgcacgatgtgtggtgATCGCCGTTTTAATCCCCTCCCCTAGTAGAGGGGGAAAACTTGGCCCTACTACTAAAAACACACTGGCGTTTTACCCTTTTTGCTGTTCGTGAGGGCTCGCTGGGATGAGTGGGATGTCATTCACCACAGCGCCCTCCGTCATTGCCCGGGCTTACGGCTTACGGCCAGGTCGCTAGGGGATCAGAAACGCCCCCTCCACTAGTCCAATACACTTGGCCGAGCGCGTCCAGTCCGCCAACTTTATAATAAGGAAAAAAGGGCCGGTGTAGGTACTTACTGCTGCAGGAATTATGGTTGGTAAGTAACTTAATGGCGAAAAGTTACCTTGAATAACTTGTAAAGCCTATATTTCTCCAGATACGGCAGGAAGGTAACGGGTATGTTGACAGGCGGCGCTGCTGCATCTGTTTCAGTCATGTTTTAGGGCTTATTATTTAGGTAAAGATAAAGTTCAATtaaaataagttactacgtcCACCGTACACCAATGTGGAGACTTTATATGTGGCATACCTACACAATATGTAATTTAAACGTAACTGTCATAACTGACAAAATAAACCAAAGAGGTTTGAGAACTTTTCTCAAACCTCTTTGGTTAGAGAACTTTTCTCAAACCTTTTGGTCTAGCaaagggggcgtccattaatcatGTCGTACATGagtcatacgtttttggcttattttagccgcctttttaaccgccgcccaaatgTCAAGgaaaggggttctcaattcgtctgtatttttttaaatgtttgttatttgatatttcCCTCAGTATGGGAccgattttgttttttattgaatgtatatacgtacagattggtcccattttcatCATAACCCAGTTCTGTTGATGGGAACCAAgaaaaatcgagggaactcctcaaatcttaaaagCATAGTGTTTTTATGAGAACAGCACACATTTACGTTCAGAAgagtgacatttgatgcagtggaactgatgatgatgatcaggacagaactcctcaaatctaaacggcacacttatagtgacttgatattttttataggaacagcatgcattttcattcagaacagtgacatttggtgcagcagaactgctgatgatgaccagataacggaactcctcaatcctgaacggcacacttatagtgatattggtatttttaaaacaaaaacatgaaTTTACGTtaagaacagtgacatttgatggAGTGGAACTGCTGTTGATGATCAGgaagaaactcctcaaatctgaacggcacacaaactgatagtgactttggtatttttataagaacagtatgcatttttgttcagaacagtgacatatggtttggtgcagtagaactgctgatagtgagcagaacggaactcctcaacgacgtagctcatgttaggagatttgttctatTCTTTATGTTCGTTCAGCATGTTGGGTTTTCATGTCACATTTTGGACCGGCTCAAGTTCTTGTGATGGAATCCATGAGGAAGCACACGTGTagtggcttttttatttttatgagaaaATCAAGGTCGTACATTACAAATTTGACATTTGAtgaagtggaactgctgatgatgatcagcaCGGAACTCCTCAGCGACGCATAGCTCATGTTAGGAGATTTCttctctttgttatgtttgttaagcatattgagtttgtCAATCTCGATTTCCTATAattggattcatgaggaattgagagaACTCCTCAAGCCTCAACggtataggacatatttttaaccgccgcctcaaaactctcaaggaaggtggttttcaagtcgtctgtgtgtgtgtgtttttttttatgtttgttccacgatatctccgtcgttactggaccgattttgatttttttttattgaatgtatatgcatacagattggttctatttttctcagaacccagttctgatgatgggatcctggagaaatcgagggaactcctcaaatctgaaaggcagacatatggtgatttttgtgttttttaaggaacagcatgcatttacgtacggaacagtgacatttggtgcagtggaactgctgatgaagatcagatcggatttggtgcagtggaactgctgatgatggtcagaaccgaactcctcaaatcaaATCTGAACAGGCACACTTatagtggaacttctgatgatggtcagaaccgaactcctcaaatctgaacgacaATTATAGAgactatttttataagaacagcatgcacttacatccagaacagtgacatttggtgcagtggaactgctgatgatggtcagaaccgaactcctcaaatctgaacggcacacttatagtgactttgatatttttataagaacagcatgcacttacgtccagaacagtgacatttggtgcagtggaacttctgatgatggtcagaaccgaactcctcaaatctgaacggcacaatTATAgagactttggtatttttataagaacagcatgcgcttacgtccagaacagtgacatttggtgaagtggaactgctgatgatggtcagaaccgaactcctcaaatctgaacggcacgcttatagtgactttttctatttttgtaagaacagcatgcacttacgtccagaacagtgacatttggtgcagtggaactgctgatgaagatcagatcgGATTTCCTTAAATCTGGACGACACACTTATAGTGATTTTGCTATTTTTAGAAGAATAGCAtgtatttaagttcagaacactgacatttatttagttatgtttgttaagaatattgagttttcaagtaaaattttgtcaagcttcgatttcttataatcggattcatgaggaatttatgaggaaactcctcaaaccttaacagTTACTTTAGGAGCAGTTACGTTTTTTTTACATGTACTATGGAATTGcgaaaaaaaactttgaaaaatcataaaaaaatagtaaaagcaaaataaaaatgtttaaccTTTTTTTCGTCGATAAAATTTGTCGTAGTTTCTCGGATTTTCCGATGTGCACATTAGAAAGACTCACACTGTATATCACAGTGTATCACacaggaacaaaaaaaaatacgcgTGATATGTTACTGACCCCCGGTGCCCCATGGTGACATTTGGTGATTTTTCCATGA
This genomic stretch from Leguminivora glycinivorella isolate SPB_JAAS2020 chromosome Z, LegGlyc_1.1, whole genome shotgun sequence harbors:
- the LOC125241367 gene encoding adenylate kinase 8-like isoform X1; translated protein: MTETDAAAPPVNIPVTFLPYLEKYRLYKLFKDMMQDLIVNLPRDPLKHMKNFLHNHRGSDPIKLMLLISPELQLDVDTIVKGMIRDFGFFVITRRTVLDHYEKHDDFKPGCVDPALMSEVTKALTIKDEVIQNGWVMYDHPCTLREARCMQQDGVMPTVTLAIMPTPPVAPPADNNRTKQRHFFQQDFEGLQYAYKVSLKEVHIDPTDSEDAISSKCFNAIRACSAGAQGPKQGFHAVGAPGVYRVALIGPRGAGRKTQAVLLAKHFGLVCLNFEKLYAEAMCRDDDIGKWLRQHGPSVEMKAQIVHRRLLEKDCIEYGYVITGFPNSGAEFELFEHMETPPNRIIFMNGDMDTCMNRILARSMDWCTGKVTTRGAPRSLPHPRDTKEVAEAQLDAYFSEGIAEMRAAAGLTAWEIDSNQSIDHVQTKIQAAIMAALSSDIKFNQSGGGLETARVD
- the LOC125241367 gene encoding adenylate kinase 8-like isoform X2 codes for the protein MMQDLIVNLPRDPLKHMKNFLHNHRGSDPIKLMLLISPELQLDVDTIVKGMIRDFGFFVITRRTVLDHYEKHDDFKPGCVDPALMSEVTKALTIKDEVIQNGWVMYDHPCTLREARCMQQDGVMPTVTLAIMPTPPVAPPADNNRTKQRHFFQQDFEGLQYAYKVSLKEVHIDPTDSEDAISSKCFNAIRACSAGAQGPKQGFHAVGAPGVYRVALIGPRGAGRKTQAVLLAKHFGLVCLNFEKLYAEAMCRDDDIGKWLRQHGPSVEMKAQIVHRRLLEKDCIEYGYVITGFPNSGAEFELFEHMETPPNRIIFMNGDMDTCMNRILARSMDWCTGKVTTRGAPRSLPHPRDTKEVAEAQLDAYFSEGIAEMRAAAGLTAWEIDSNQSIDHVQTKIQAAIMAALSSDIKFNQSGGGLETARVD